The genomic region tcatgcgcacccgggagcaacttcacggtcggtcacccatcctgacactactccaagctgagcacgcttaactttggagttctgtctgaatgggctcccggaaaagaaggaattccttattaatATGTGTAGtttatcatccctaataagccaggccatcacatcaactgtctagggtgctcaaacacccaagagtaacaagatccgctagggatgagtgggggaatcgaaaatcccttggtggaagtgtagatcggggccttctcaaccactcccgagcaaatcaacaagtttgattggctagagagatagatcgggcgaaaatggagcttggagcatttaatggtgCTTGAGCAAAAAAttgagcttgggggaggaagaggtaggtcaaagagaagaaggggactcccttttatagtgggggcaacaatccaaccgttgcccctcaccaaccagctccgcacagggcggtactaccactgagagggggcggtactaccgctaggtcagcggtactgccgcgccagcCAGCGGCACTTCCGCgcagaggagactagtagggaataggacccaacgcggtactaccgcagtggtaggggcggtactaccgctcctggaacggtactaccgcctctacaaccgcaactagtgccgcaaaacctgacacgagaaaaagacccctcgagtcgaggcggtaggagccacacagcccagcggtactacggtagcggggtcacgggcggtactaccgccgtggagcggtactgccgcttgtgacccttcggccgtactaccgctggtagtgcggtactactgctggggcacagaagagagagagagaatctctccaaagaggctgaggacgaggcggaggtgccaggcaccccagcggtactattgctgtggagccacgggcagtactaccgctgtggagcggtactgccgcttgtggctcctcagtggtactaccgctgggttgcgcggtactaccgcttggacccagacaggacaaggaagagaggagagatctctacaatggaatggaaaagctcggagggtgagaagctgatgtgtacgtgttgattccacccatgcaataccccagcggaccccctcttgatagtacggtgccatctacgcaactagtccaccgagaaagaaacgaaagagctacaccatcttgaaatatactccgaggggaagaaaacgtctcgtgccaggggagaatctgtgaattattcaaagcacaagattagtccgcaaacatgttgtcatcaatcaccaaaactaccttgagagagatatgccgtaacaccggtccttgataaaaaaataaaaagggtgaAACTCAACGAACACATTGTTGTCACGAGTTAATTTAGGAACTGAGAGTAAACtacgtgtgactgagggaacacgaaGGACATCAAGCAGACACAAGGTTTTAGTGGTACGTGAAAGGagagatgcctgaccaacatgtgagATGGGCATACCTGATCCATTTGCAGTGCGAACTTGATCATGGCCGGTGTAGGGCCGGCGAGTGGCCAGTTTGTCAAGCTGGCTCGTCAAGTGGTCTGTGGCGCCCGTGTCCATGTACCAGGCAGGATCCACAGAGTATGATGGAGTGAAGCCAGGATCCTGTGTAGCGAGAGCAGCTTGCTTCTCATTGCCCTTCCCATTGTTCCCAATGCCAAGAAAATCTCGTTTGAAGCGACGATGGCAGCGAGACGCCAAGTGTCCCTCAATACCGCAGAGTTGACACTCAACCCCACCACCACACGCTTCACAGTGGAGCCGCTTGTGGCCAGACGTCGGTGGAGGTGGAGCGGGCAGACGGGGCTGGCTGCCCGAAGATGACAGCGCCTTCTGCTTGGCACCGCGAGCACCTCCGCGAAGAGCAGCGTTCGTAGATGGACCCTCCGAGTAGACGCCAACGGAGCGGCGAGCAACGAGTCGTTGTTCGGTGTTGAGGAGGCGTGCATAGAGATCGCGAGGCGGCGTCGGCGTGTCACGTCCGTTGATGTTTTCAACAAGGGAATCATAGTCCTCGTCAAGCCCATTGAGAATGAATGAAGTGAACTCCTCGTCAAAAAGAGGCTTCCCAATGGATGATAGTGTATCAGCCAGGGTCTTGACCTTGTTGAAGAAGGTCGTGACGGAGAGATCATTTTTCTTGACCTCACCCCGCTGATTACGGATGGCAGAAGACCGAGCCAGCGACTGTGAAGAGAAGCTGGAGTCGAGCGTGGCCCATGCATCCCTCGACGTCGCGGCAAAGACCACCATGCCGGCCACGGAGGGAGTGAGCGAGGACTGAATAGCACCCAGAATAGCCTGATCCTGAGCGATCCACCGACGATGAGCAGGGTTGGACACCATGACAGAACCACCTGCAGCTGAGGGCACCGGAACCATGGCCGGCGGACAGGGCAGCGTACCATCGACATACCCCTCAAGGTAGTGACTACGCATCAGCGGTAACACCTGAGCGCGCCACAGGAGGTAGTTATCAGCAGAGAGCTTCACCGTCGCCAGATGAGCAAAGTGGAACGGTCCTGGTTCGGACACTGATGCGGGAAGCTGCGAGTCATACGTCGGAGGGGCACTGTATGGAACCAGCATCGGCCGACGGAGGCAGCACAcgggagtgttggtgatgaccgtagggctGCACAGAGGGCACGCCGTAGGACTGCAGAGGTGGCGCGGTGTGCGACCTAGGAGCTCCGTAGGGCGCGCCATGCAGTGCCTCACTGGGTACGACGGGCGACATCGCATACGGCGTCGAGGACGGAGCAACGTACGATGCAGGGTATACCCCGCCGTAGGGCTGCTGGACAGGGGCATCGTAGAGGCCCTGAGGGCCGTATGGGTGCGGAACGGGAGCGTCGTAGGGTTGCTGTGGAGGAGCGCCATAGGGGCCAGAAGCCAGCGGCGCATCGCGGGATTGGCCCGGGAACGCGCCGTAGGGACCAGCGCCAGAAGCCAGCGGCGCATCGCGGGAATCGCCCGGGGCAGCGCCATAGGGACCAGCAGCCGGCGGTGCGTCGCGGGATTGGCCCGGGGCAGCGCCGTAGTGCACCGGGGCGACAATCGAGGCGCCGTAGGAGGGCGCGGGAGACCGAGCCGATGCAGATGGATCGAGTGCGGGAGATCGGGACGGCGCCATCGGGCGCGAGTCCGAGGCCGCCTGCCGAGCCCAGGCGAGCGGTGTGGACGCCATGAAGGGTGAGTCCGTTGCCAGGGTCGAGGGAGGCGGACGGCAGAGGAGgccgacgtggcggcggcggcggcagcagaggaGGCGGAAGCGCGGCGCGAATCGAACGCGTCGTCTGATACCATGTTATACAAATTAGGAtttggaacaatgctcgatacccttgatgggtacggctgtcatatatttataagagggaaccgTACAAGTACAGGTTatgttacaacacgtatatctaatatatacttagtctaacaAGTTACGTGGGCCCAATCGAGTTATGTACCAGTGAGCTTAAGTAGGTAGTTACAAGCAATGTTGTTGGCGGCAATGCCACCTTCCATGAGGTTGAAGGCCCTTGTGTCACCATAGGCATGCATGCATGTTGAGTTAGTTAGTTGCTTACTTTTGTCGGAATATTTTGGGCGGCTCGTCGATAGAACTTCGCCAGGTCCTTCTTGCGTGCTATAAGCACACGTTGACTCCCAGAGGCGAGGCGAGACCATCCGTCACCGCAGCTCATTGCACAAGAAAGATTTGAAGAATCACTTGGGTATGTTGAAggagatgtatgactacatcaaggACCATGCTCGACTCACCTGAGATGGTACCACCTATCCGATCCTTTTACGACAGCAGCACTTTGCGCCCACAATCCCAAGTACCAACACCGCAACCCCTAGCACTGACAACACAACCTGAAGAAGCAGCATTGAAGGACCAAGGAAAGGCGTTGAAATCTTAAGGTGTCGCCTTGTAGAAACTTGATATGTAATTGACCATATGGTTCAACCTGAACCTACGTACCATCCATTTATGTTTTCTTCCACTTGTGTTTTCTGCCGTGGATGGTTATAACTTGTGTTTTTCTATGTTATCATTGGATGACTATCAAATTAACTTAGAGGAAATGTCTATGAAATCTACAGACTGTGGCTTCCTGGTGATTCTAACTTGTAAAGGTTGCGAGTGTTCAGCGGCGGCAAGGTAAATAACTAAATATGCATCTACATTATATATCACCCATAAATGTTTAGAAAATGTGACAATGTGTACGAAatgaggttcttcaataggtaTGCTGTTTACTCTTAGAATATCTATGACTTCTCTAGTACCATAATTCCCAAGCCATGCCATCTTATATTGACTCCGGGTATATATATACCAGTCCGACGCAAACCATATAGAGTTCATAAGTAGCTTTCCATGATTCCATCAGCGAATCAAAGTATGATGTGAGCGTATCATGGTTAGTAACAAGAGTGATTAATTAGTTATGGTCACCTTCAGCAAGACAACTAGATTCCACGGGATAATAGTAAACATATTATTGGTAGCTCATGACGGGCTTTGTGCAGAGACATAACGTGCCAGGCAACTACTAACTGACATCATATGTGTATGGAAGCACGTATTGATGATTCCTCCGACGCGGCCTGTACAGCTGGAATATGAAAATTGATTCGGATTAGGATAGCAGGTGACCTTAGCTCTGCATGCAAGTCAAACCAATACAAGAGACAAACCTGATCTCTGCTCgttgtatttatttattttaaaaaggATGATGGAGCCATGGAGGTTTCTTGTGGGCAAAGGACGTGACAATGAGAAGTTCCTTGTGCTCGAACCATCATGTTTTTTTGTGGGCAAAGTGCACGACTATGCCTCTGCAAGACATTTGTCaggatttttcttcttctttttatttttttcaaaaaagaggTTGGAACATCCGGCCTCTGCATTATTGTGATGCACACATCCATCTATATTGATGTTGATCTAAGGCAATGAAACATTTGTCAGGATGATCAAGGCTTTTCTCATTCAAAAAACGCTTCGAATAAGGATTATTCATGTAGTTTATGTGATACCAAATCACAACTATTAGAGTAAGTGACTTTGAAAACAAGTCTGGTAGTGATATACCAGCTCCATGCACTCATATATATATAAACCACATATCAACACCTTAATTCTTCCTTGTACAAGGCTATACTCcttccctccgtttcaaaatataatgCTAGTCTTTTAAAAAAGTTAACCTTTCTATGTTTGACCATGTTTATAGAAAGATATCAACATCTGTATCAGTAAGTCACGGAGAATTTGGATAGATCGACCTAATACCTGATTTGTTGCATTTACCTGTCATATAAAATTACAATTACTGACTTTGAAAGGAAACACAGTAGCAATAATAATTCCATGCATTCATATGAACCAGATTACAACGCCTTCAACAAATCTTCTGTAATATGCACAAAACTATATTATAGCACCACCGTACAGTAGGATTTACTATATGAACATATAAAACATAATGGAAAAAACATGCATGCATATACATGCACCAAATTAGATGAAAAAAATGAAACACACTAGGTCTGTGTAGTTGCTAGTTCGTTGTGACGGCGACGCCTCTCATGGGAGAGCTGCTTTGCAAACTTAGCTAGTTGCTCCGCGTTGGTACCCTCGTCGGGTACCTCCACATTCTGGCATGTCTCTAGGTCCACCTGAGATACCTTCTTCCCGAGAAGCTCATTCCCAATCTCCACCAGCTTATCCAAGTTAGCTTTGGAGCAGTCGTCGATTGAGCCTGCGCTTCCGCTTAGTTGACCGTAGCAGATAATTGTTGTGTACATCAATTGATGCAGAGGCCAGGCAGTACTCTCTTTAAATTACCACAATAGGCCACTCATTGTTATGTTTTCTTTTTTGGGTATAATAGGTAGGTGGGTAGGTACCTGGATACGCAGGTATTGATGGGAGGAGCCGAGGGCGGCGGAGAGGATGGAGAGGTGGATGTCGACCATGTCGCCGCTAGCCGCGTTGAACATGTCGAGGATCGGGACGGTGCTGCCCTTGAGGATCCAGTCCAGGATGCCCCACTGGGCGGTGTCCTTAGCACTATACTTGCCTTTTGGATTTGAAGACGTCCCGCAGCCGATGGAGATGACCATGTATGACTTCCCAAGCAAGTCACCGTTCCCAGCCACGATGATGTCCTCTGCCACATGGCTCATCGCGCATAGTGTCTACAGTAGCCATGCACGTGAGATATCGAGTCAGTTGGGCCTGCCAGATGACCGAGTTGTGTGTACCGGTGAACTTAAGTAGTTACAGGGTTGTTGGCGGCGACGCCGCCGTCAATGAGGTTGAAGGCCCTTGTGCCGCCCTTGCCGTCTTCGGTCTCAAAGTAAtgcgccgggaagaaggtgggtgCGGCGGAGGTGCCAATGGCGATGTCTGACAGGAGCGCGTTCTTCGCTGGCTGGTTCTTCAGCTGGTCAATCATGCATGCACATATGATTAGTTGAATGTTCGTTACTAGGTACTCCCTTGGTCCtaaaatataaaaacgtttttaacactagcatagtgccaaaaacgtttttatattctaggacagagggagtacataggtagCACCATACCATGCATATGCGTGCATCACATGGATACCTGGTGGTAGCTGGAGAAGATGGTGGGTTGCAGGTGGGTGATATCGAAGGCCGGGATCACCACGCTGGTGAGAGCCCCGTCCAGCTTGGTGTCGCCGAGGTGCCGACGGAGCAACGATTGGAGGTACTTGCCATTGTACTTGGGCCCGGTCACCATCCCCAGAGCTGTGCCGATCTTGGAGAAGATTGAGTCCCTGCACCTTGGCAATTAACTCTCCAAGAATCGATGAAATTACGATGTCGTAAACTAAGGAACTGATGATCCATATACTGGTATGTGTATAGTGATATACATATGAATGCATGCTTAGTTAGTTAGTTGCATGCGTACTTCTGTGGGAAGATTTTGGGCGACTCGTCGATTTAGAACTTTGCCAGATCCTTGGCATCGAACAGCGGCCGTCCATCCTTGTCCGGCGCCGTGAGCATCACCGTCAAAAGGCCACCGGTGCTGGTGCCGGCGACCACGTCGAAGTAATCCGCGATCCGAGCATCCGGCCCGTCCAGTTTCTACAGGCAACACATTACACATGCAGTGATATATGACAAGATCGATTGATGAACATACGTAAAAGTATCTTACCTGGAGCTCCTTCTCAAGGAAGGCGAGGACGGTGGCTGGGATGATCCCTCTCACACCGCCGCCATCGATGCTCAGGATGGTCACCAGCTTATTCACCTTGTCACCTCCTGCAGAAGAACTACTACTTGCCATTGATTTGGAGTTTGGTAACACGTACAGCCCAAGCTAGCTACGAAAACTCAAGAAGAGAATGTGGCAAACTAAGGATTTAGCTAGAAAGAACAAACTTGTTATATATATAGACAGGTCTGGAGCAACCAAATAAattaactactacctccgtcctggtttattagtcctctATGTAATCTGTGCTAAATTTTGAtcaaaaatttaactaacaaaatgttagtgcatgtcaacaaaattatattgttggattcgtatcatagttttaaatagccggctatagccctgctatagctccgctatagctgtTTGAGGGTGTTGCCGCTAAATGATTTCATGTACAATTtgccgctatagctccgctatagcccgctatagcccagCTATAGCCGTTTTTAAGGGTCGCCGCTAAAtaccatagcccgctatttaaaatattaatttgtatttgaacatagtttttaatgatataatttttggtgacataaatgaacattttgttagttaaatttatggtcaaaatttggcacagattataATAAGACCAATAAACCAGAAAAGAGGTAGTAAGAAGCAAGAAACGTTAACTCGTTCCCTCAAATACAGGGTATAATTGCAAAGTCAGACGTCAAAAAGGACAGAACACAACTAATGCTAATATTATATAGTATGACCCCACTGGTTCATTGTGCCCAAAAACAATCACAAAGTcagatcctctctctctctctctctccaatccTTTTTAATGTAATCAATTCTTATAGTTGTGTGTTTTGTATCAACTAGGTACTAGATACCAAGAACAAATAAAATATTTCTTTTCCCAAAAAAAAGTCACatagtaattattttctttgtatGTACTTGTGCGCCCACGAGCCTCGTTTAGAACAGGAGGAGATTATGTTGATGGTTGCTCAATGGATTTTTTCAAACTATTTACTTTCTGTGAGAAAGATTTTTTTTCTAACTATTAACACTGGTACATGCACAAGTATTTCAATTTGTTGTATGAAAAATGCTACAATATATAATTTGATTGCATTTGCATGTTATCTTTTGAGAAACATGGGCGCTTCACAGTTCGTAGTCCAAGGCTGCATGCAACTGCAAGCACCCCTTTCAAATTCATGGCACGAGGCCACAATTGGCTGGATAAGATGCCTCAACAAATGAAGGTAGTttttcggaagttgtcaggtggtTCCTTTCAACTGCTGATAGCTGGATAATAAActaacagtttgtctaattcacatctaaatgtttttaaaaaatgtcACATTTAAGCTCCCACATATATATAatgcaacaacaaaaaacaaaaaagattaggacaaaaaaataaaccACAAACAGAATAGAcatcagcttagatgtgacataactatgtcatatAGATGTTTCCTAAAGAGACCCATAAACCAACACCGAGTCAAGCCCCGAATACATGTGTATGTATCTTAGTATCAGAGGGATGTGCAGACGACGTTAAGAATAGAATACGAGCCTTCCGCTATTAAGAGTTTTCAGCCTGATTAGTACTCagggggtgtttgtttacagggacttttttgtgtagggactagaaaaagtccctcttagagacttttttaccaaacgggagggactttttagggactaaactaggcatttgggactaaatgaagaagactctcaaggagagtcttttttaggacttttttgggacttttccaacaatgcccatcCATGCATTTAatggcccgccaccccatggtgttgtttgattgttatttttctatatactaggggcaatatggtcatttaataacctctaggaagggacttgggactttttagtctctgcaaacaaacagggagggattttttagggactagagactttttagttgagactagaaaaagtcctaggacttatgaaccaaacagggcctcaggCTCGTGTGTGCATGTTGCATGATAGAAATTCTAAATGTTTAAAAAAGGCGTAGCAATGTTTAATCTCACCTTGTTGAGTCAAGGAGGTGGCTAGCAACTTAACAACAACTCTAGTAGAGTGGCTATATCTTTTTTTTAGGAAACAACAGTACTCTGCTGCGTATTTTTATTCATTTTCAAATAAATAGTACAGCAAAATGTTCATAAAAGAGCAAAAGGAAACTATACAGAAGAAAAGAAAACTAGCAAAGCTAGCACTAGCAGAAGAATTGAAAAACAACATAAACAAGTGGACAGTTCATACAAGGTAGGAGCAACAACTGTTGGGTTCAAATAAAAGCTTTCACCCAGTCTTCTAGTCCATGGTATACTTTCCTCCTTGCTCTGAAAGTGAGCCACTTGATTTCTTCCTTGAATCCCTTTCTGCATGCAAATTCTTTACCCATATGACATTTTTTTACTAGAACATTCAGTCTAGCAAATTCGTTACCCGACACCCCATCGCTCTAATATTTTAAGCACGCTGCGAAAACTTCCTTGTAGCCTCCATATAGTGCTCCCTTCATCCACCATTTTTTTACGGCACAGACCTTTCAGGATGCCCACACCCTTCCGCCGCCACCCAAATCACCTCATAGCTATGGTTTGTTGTAATCTCTAGTCCCTGAACTGCCGCCATTTTGCACCACTCGCCGCCACTGACCCATTCAAGGCCCTAGCACACCTTGTCACAGCCACATGCCTGCTTCCCCGTCGTTCGGCTGACCATTGCCATGGCTGCACCATGAGAGTTTGGACGCGGGCAAGTCTATGCCGATGTTCCTCCCTTCCCTGGCTTGCTGAGAAAGTCGGCGTCATGAGCTGACCGTTCACAACTCCATCTTCCACATCGGCCGTGCCACATTTCGCCTGCCAGATCTCAACGTGTTCGATGACTTGCCCCAATGTATGGTTGCCCCTAATCTGTCCATGTTTACCCGGCAAAACATGAAAAACCACCGGGCCATGCATGCATACCAGTTACTCCATGCACCGGtggatatacttcaaatccagaaATCACGCATGTTGGTTACTAGCCAATCTGACGATCGGCTTGTTATCTGATCGGATGGCCATGGACTGGTCTGATAGGAGGCGATGCATCAGTAGTCTGATGCttagtgttttcttttttttcattcttGGTATTGTACCTATCCAGTTGATACAAACACAAAGGAGTACTATTATAAAAAAAAATCTGTCGAGGACGTAGATTTCTCATAAAATTAGAAAATCATCTACATTGGTGATCACAACTACTACCTCCATCTGGGTTTATTAGTAGTCTTCATCATAGTttaggtcaaagtttgaccatatatTTGACTAGCAAAATGTTAATGCACGTCGCTGAACATTATATTGTTGAGTTCGTATTTAATTTTAAGTTTAAATGATATTATTTTTGTTACATCTaattatattttattagttaaaatcatGATTAAAATATGACACAAAATGCGAGGGAACTAGCAAATCATGAGGAAGTAAATATAAGATAAGAATAACGACACATCTTCAATTACATTATATTAAAAATGATAGGAGAGAGAGAAAGGATCTGAATTTGTAATATTCTTTCGTGCACAAGGAACTAGTGGGGTCATACTATACTATTAGGAATTTGGGATTAGCTGGTTTTGTCCTTTTTGACCTCTGACTTTGTGATTAAGACCTGCAGTTGAGGGAGCCAACTAATGGTGTTGCTTCTTGATAATTAGTTTATGTGAACGTTGTCTATATACATAACAAGTTTGTCCTTTGTAATAAATCCTTGATCTCCCACCTTCTGTTCAAAACGTTTGCCATTTGAGCCTGGCCTCGTGTTAGCAAACTCCAAATTGATGGCAGGAGGTAGTTCTGCTACAGCAGGTGACGAAGCGAAGGTGATAACCATCTTGAGCATCGACGGCGGCGGCGTGAGAGGGATCATCCCGGCCATCGTCCTCGCCTTCCTTGAAAAAGAGCTCCAGGTAAGTTACTCCACTTTGATATGTTCATCGATGATGCTCTTCGTGTGTAGTATATCATGCTTGTTAACGGAGTATATCACTGCATGTGTTGTGTGTAGAAACTGGACGGGCCGGATGCTAGGATCGCGGACTACTTCGATGTCGTCGCCGGCACGAGCACGGGTGGCCTCTTGACGGTGATGCTTGCGGCGCCGGACAAGGATGGGCTCCCAAAACTCAAGTACAGCGCCAAGGATGCCGCCAAGTGGGGCATCTTGAGCTGGCTCATCAAGGACGGCTCCGTACCCATCCTCGACATGTTCAATGCCGGCAGCGCCGACATGGTCGACTTCCACCTCTCCGTCCTCTCCGCCGTCCTCGGCACCTCCCACCAATACCTGCGCATCCAGGTTCGTACCCGCCTACCTATTACAATTAGTAATTTATACTCCAAAAACATAAAAAAGAGGATAGTCTTTATTTTTGGCATCGATTGATACATGTAGCCATCCATCATCTGTTGTAGTAATGACTCAATGATCCGTTGTAAACGCAAGTGCAGTATGATAAACTGAGCGGGAGTGCGGGTTCGATCGACGACTCCTCCAAAGCCAACTTGGATAGGTTGGTGAAGATTGGTGAAGAGCTGCTCAGCGAGAAGGTGTCCGGGGTGGACCTGGAGACCGGCCGGAATGTGGAGGTGCCCGGCGGGGGCACCAACGCGGAGGAGCTAGCTAAGTATGCAAAGCAGCTCTCCGACAAGCGGCGCAAACGCCGCAACAATTAATATGTGCCTGCTCGAACCAAACTAGCAATTGCATGCTAGTTAATGTGTGTGTTTAAGTTCACTTTTACGTTTAGTTTGGGAGTTCAATCTGTTTGATTTATGTCGTTCGTAAATTCTATGGTGCTGTTGTAATAGTCCTGTGCAAAAATCATTGGCACAAATAATATTATGATATTAATATGTGGTTTATGTGACGTGGAAATGATATCACTAGATTTGTTTTCAAAAGTCACATAATGATAATTGTGATTTTGCGTTACATATATAAACCATGTTAACTGAAGTTTCATGGCCATTGTTAGAGTTAACAAAATCTGATGAGTCATATATCATGAACCAGAAATGCTATTTCTACCTAATATTTTTACGAAATTTCTACGCACAAATAAGGTGGAGCTCTGGGCTGCAACCACCTCAGCACAGAGTGAGTCTGGTGCTGCTCTAATACACTGCATGGTTTTTCCTATCTTGGACACGGTGTGAGGTGTCAACCCTCAACACCGATGCGCCCTGTGCACATAATTCACGCTCTATATAGGTTCTAAACCTCTTAATATAGTTGCCTTTTATGCACTAGTTTGCTCAAGAATCCTTGATCATTCACTTTTGAGTCGTATGTATCAGTGTATGTAACCTCTCCGTTCTGGTTTGTATGGTTGCGACTTGCAAGTATCCATAAATTGTCAATTTAATCAACGTGTTACAAGTTATACTCCCCCTGTTCcgttatataaggtgtatttgttttttcaaaagacaaacgagtgcatgtttgaccaagtttttttACAAAAATACATCAATACCCACAATACAAAATTTATATAATTTGATTCATCATGAAAactagtttcatattttatctattagaTATTGCAGATGTTGTTagtttattctataatcttggtcaaacattcaaATGGTTGACTTGTACGGAAATCAATACACCTTTTATtctggaacgaagggagtatgttaTAACAACATACCATTAGAAACTTTTCTGTATATGAATTCAATGGTGTGATTTTTAGGACATATATTTCATATTGGGTTAGCAAAACAATCCCTTCGGATGTATTATAAAAAGGTAAAGAAAGAGCAACTTGTAAGCCGAGGAGGCTTCCCAATGACATAAGCAAGGATAATGTTTGACTTGCATGCAGAGGGACACCTGCTATCCTTATCCACATCGATCTTCATACTATTCCAACTATACATGTCCTGGAGAGAAATCAATACGTGCATCCATATGCAATAGTGTCAGTCAGTAGTAG from Triticum aestivum cultivar Chinese Spring chromosome 4A, IWGSC CS RefSeq v2.1, whole genome shotgun sequence harbors:
- the LOC123082711 gene encoding patatin-like protein 2, which translates into the protein MAGGSSATAGDEAKVITILSIDGGGVRGIIPAIVLAFLEKELQKLDGPDARIADYFDVVAGTSTGGLLTVMLAAPDKDGLPKLKYSAKDAAKWGILSWLIKDGSVPILDMFNAGSADMVDFHLSVLSAVLGTSHQYLRIQYDKLSGSAGSIDDSSKANLDRLVKIGEELLSEKVSGVDLETGRNVEVPGGGTNAEELAKYAKQLSDKRRKRRNN
- the LOC123082710 gene encoding patatin-like protein 2; the protein is MVTGPKYNGKYLQSLLRRHLGDTKLDGALTSVVIPAFDITHLQPTIFSSYHQLKNQPAKNALLSDIAIGTSAAPTFFPAHYFETEDGKGGTRAFNLIDGGVAANNPTLCAMSHVAEDIIVAGNGDLLGKSYMVISIGCGTSSNPKGKYSAKDTAQWGILDWILKGSTVPILDMFNAASGDMVDIHLSILSAALGSSHQYLRIQVPTHLPIIPKKENITMSGLLW